The sequence AAAAAATTAAGAAACCAAGATTCCGGAAATCACGATTTCTATTTCCAGAGCCTGCCCTCTCATTCAGCTAGCTGCTCCCATCATCGCGTAGAATAATCTATGGTTGTTTTGAACTATTGTAGTCTAGGCTACGTAACCGCGAGCGTCACGTACAGGTTCGTAGAACTGGAGAATATGCCGACGTTCGTGAACCACCTCGAAGTCAAGTGGTTCGAAGCTCGGGGCGTCTCGCCATCACGAAAATCGGTGACCTCTCTATCAGAGTGTTTGAAGCGGCTGTAGATAGATTAGCTGCTTATCCTGAGGCGTGAGCCACAAATCGGACGCGCTACTCGGTAGGACGTGGCGCATTCTCGTACTTGATCATCTTCTCTGGCTTGTCAGAAATAGTCTCGTAGATTCGCTGGAGCGTGTCCTCTGCTGCGACCAGGTTGTGTTCATCGAGGAACTCCCGACCCTCCTCAGTAAGACCGTAAAACTTCCAGGGGTAGCCCTGCCGACGCTCACCGTCGTCCAGGGCAACTTCCTTGACGATGCCAGCGTCGATCAGCTTCTGGATATGCTTGTAGACAGTAGCGTCGCTGACGCTGGGATTCAGCTCCTCTAATTCGTACATCGAGGGAAGCTGTTCGGGGTGCTGGAGGATGTTATTGATGAGCGCAAATCGCGTCTGTTGGGTGACAAAATGGACGAGTCCTCGGGTTTCTGTTCCCGTAGCACTCTCAAGATCGGTGCTCATAGGTCACAGTAGACGGTCTGACGACGAGTAGTTTACCCTTGAGTAAATCACCCCAAGGTAAACTAAGTATGTTTGAGTCGGTGATTTACTTTGGGAATCAAATCTCTAGACGACGCGACTGAATGCGTATGACTGACGAGAAGTCGCCTA is a genomic window of Haloprofundus halophilus containing:
- a CDS encoding MarR family transcriptional regulator; the encoded protein is MSTDLESATGTETRGLVHFVTQQTRFALINNILQHPEQLPSMYELEELNPSVSDATVYKHIQKLIDAGIVKEVALDDGERRQGYPWKFYGLTEEGREFLDEHNLVAAEDTLQRIYETISDKPEKMIKYENAPRPTE